The following proteins are co-located in the Haloplanus sp. HW8-1 genome:
- the mutS gene encoding DNA mismatch repair protein MutS has product MDADAVTGPPDGMLDAREELTPMLRQYFECCADYEDALLLFQNGDFYQTYCEAAEETARRCELTLTRREDSTGTYPMAGIPVDDAATYVERLLDAGYRVAIAEQVEPPEAASGLVDRAVTQVVTPGTVVDDELLGTGTTNYVAAVVRAGTTRAVAAVDASTGDCLVTSVEDDARLLAELDRLAPAELLVGPDATVDHEALTVEPMVTDHEAAEMDEAAATERLEAYVASPESVVASAAERRACGVVLAYAEWTQGDDGPLSYVTRIRRYDPREALALDATAIRSLELFENRGAGASETLFSVVDETACALGRRALDGWLRRPLVDRERIEARHAAVAELATEALTRETIREALCEVYDLERLAGRVSRGRANARDLRSLAATLDAVPAVVDALDDAEAPRLRDLRERIDPLDDVRDLIERAIHPDPPVEVTEGGVIREGFDDELDDLRATEREGREWVADLEARERERTGIGSLSVGHNQVHGYYIEVTDPNLDRVPEDYTRRQTLKNAERFYTPELKRREDEILGAAERADALEYERFREVREAVAAETDRLQALADALAELDALASLATVAVDRDYVRPTFHDGGIEIEAGRHPVVEATQERFVPNEAALPPGSVTLVTGPNMSGKSTYMRQVALIVVLAQAGGFVPADAARLPVVDRVFTRVGASDDIAGGQSTFMREMAELTEILHEATADSLILLDEVGRGTSTADGRAIARAAAEFIHDEVGATALFATHYHDLTELADERERVRNLHFAADREDGERDAAGSSADGPEVTFLHRVAEGPASSSYGVEVARMAGVPEPVVERARALVEEGADGTTNGHDGGIQVTLSGVGGAPVADEGGKTDGTHGGADATVDPAVVADLRDVDLATTTPIEALNLLADLQSRVEEP; this is encoded by the coding sequence ATGGACGCGGACGCCGTGACCGGCCCCCCGGACGGGATGCTCGACGCCCGGGAGGAACTGACGCCGATGCTGCGCCAGTACTTCGAGTGCTGTGCCGACTACGAGGACGCCCTCCTGCTCTTCCAGAACGGCGACTTCTATCAGACCTACTGCGAGGCCGCCGAGGAGACGGCGCGGCGCTGTGAACTCACCCTCACCAGACGCGAGGACAGCACCGGCACCTACCCGATGGCGGGCATCCCCGTCGACGACGCCGCCACGTACGTCGAACGCCTGCTCGACGCGGGCTATCGCGTCGCCATCGCGGAACAAGTCGAGCCACCCGAAGCGGCGTCGGGGCTCGTCGACCGCGCGGTGACGCAGGTGGTGACGCCGGGCACCGTCGTCGACGACGAACTCCTCGGAACGGGGACGACCAACTACGTCGCCGCGGTGGTCCGGGCGGGGACGACCCGCGCCGTCGCCGCCGTCGACGCCTCGACCGGCGACTGTCTGGTGACGAGCGTCGAGGACGACGCCCGTCTGCTCGCGGAACTCGACCGCTTGGCGCCCGCGGAACTGCTCGTCGGCCCCGACGCGACGGTTGACCACGAGGCGCTGACCGTCGAACCGATGGTGACCGACCACGAGGCCGCCGAGATGGACGAGGCGGCGGCGACGGAACGGCTCGAAGCCTACGTCGCCAGCCCGGAGTCGGTGGTCGCGTCGGCCGCCGAACGCCGGGCCTGCGGGGTCGTCCTCGCCTACGCGGAGTGGACGCAGGGCGACGACGGCCCCCTCTCGTACGTCACCCGGATCCGACGGTACGATCCCCGGGAAGCCCTCGCGCTCGACGCGACGGCGATCCGGAGCCTCGAACTGTTCGAGAACCGCGGTGCCGGCGCGAGCGAGACGCTCTTTTCGGTCGTCGACGAGACGGCCTGCGCGCTCGGCCGACGGGCGCTCGACGGCTGGCTCCGACGGCCGCTCGTCGACCGCGAGCGGATCGAGGCGCGACACGCCGCCGTCGCGGAACTCGCCACCGAGGCGCTCACCCGGGAGACGATCCGCGAGGCGCTGTGCGAGGTGTACGACCTCGAACGCCTCGCCGGCCGCGTCTCGCGTGGCCGGGCGAACGCCCGTGACCTGCGGTCGCTCGCGGCGACGCTCGATGCCGTACCCGCCGTCGTCGACGCCCTCGACGACGCCGAGGCCCCGCGTCTGCGGGACCTACGCGAGCGGATCGATCCCCTCGACGACGTCCGCGACCTGATCGAACGGGCGATCCACCCCGATCCGCCGGTGGAGGTGACCGAGGGCGGCGTCATCCGCGAGGGGTTCGACGACGAACTCGACGACCTGCGAGCGACCGAACGCGAGGGCCGCGAGTGGGTGGCCGATCTCGAAGCCCGCGAGCGGGAGCGAACCGGGATCGGCTCCCTGTCGGTCGGCCACAACCAGGTTCACGGCTACTACATCGAGGTGACCGACCCGAACCTCGACCGGGTGCCCGAGGACTACACGCGCCGCCAGACGCTGAAGAACGCCGAGCGGTTCTACACGCCCGAGTTGAAGCGCCGAGAGGACGAGATCCTCGGCGCGGCCGAGCGGGCCGACGCGCTGGAGTACGAGCGCTTTCGCGAGGTGCGGGAGGCAGTCGCCGCGGAGACGGACCGCCTCCAGGCGCTCGCGGACGCCCTCGCCGAACTCGACGCGCTGGCGTCGCTGGCGACGGTGGCCGTCGACCGGGACTACGTCCGGCCGACGTTCCACGACGGCGGGATCGAAATCGAGGCGGGCCGCCACCCGGTCGTCGAGGCGACCCAGGAGCGGTTCGTCCCGAACGAGGCCGCGCTGCCGCCGGGGAGCGTGACGCTCGTGACGGGGCCGAACATGAGCGGCAAGTCGACGTACATGCGCCAGGTGGCGCTGATCGTCGTGCTGGCACAGGCGGGCGGGTTCGTCCCGGCCGACGCGGCGCGACTCCCCGTCGTCGATCGGGTGTTCACCCGCGTCGGCGCGAGCGACGACATCGCGGGCGGGCAGTCGACGTTCATGCGCGAGATGGCCGAACTCACCGAGATCCTGCACGAGGCGACCGCCGACTCGCTGATCCTGCTCGACGAGGTTGGGCGTGGCACCAGCACCGCCGACGGCCGCGCCATCGCCCGCGCAGCCGCCGAGTTCATCCACGACGAGGTCGGCGCGACGGCGCTCTTTGCCACCCACTACCACGATCTGACCGAACTGGCCGACGAGCGCGAACGCGTCCGGAACCTGCATTTCGCCGCCGACCGAGAGGACGGGGAACGGGACGCCGCGGGATCGTCCGCCGACGGGCCGGAGGTGACCTTCCTCCACCGGGTCGCCGAGGGGCCCGCGTCCTCGTCGTACGGCGTCGAGGTGGCGCGGATGGCCGGCGTCCCCGAACCAGTCGTCGAACGGGCGCGTGCGCTCGTCGAGGAGGGCGCCGACGGGACCACGAACGGCCACGACGGGGGGATACAGGTGACGCTGTCGGGGGTCGGCGGCGCCCCGGTGGCCGACGAGGGCGGCAAGACCGACGGGACACACGGGGGGGCCGACGCGACGGTCGACCCGGCCGTCGTCGCCGACCTCCGGGACGTGGACCTC
- a CDS encoding site-2 protease family protein, whose amino-acid sequence MNTLLWVLVGVLVYSLVAKALQIRGFLPDAIRLQGPIATIHTRRGRALLTRLARPKRFWRAYSNLGVGVALVIMAGMFLLLLFQAMTILRNPPPPSAVNQPQNFLVVPGVNDFLPLAVAPEIVFGLLLGLVVHEGGHGLLCRVEDIDIESMGVVFLALIPVGAFVEPDEESQREADRGGRTRMFAAGVTNNFVLTAVAFALLFGPVIGAVGIAPGVAVDGAYEGSPAATAGIANGDRITAVAGTAVETDGDMDDALLAAENRTVSVELNGERTVRVERSLVVVGSVAGNPANVSVESGSDPIRVTAVNGTPVNTRGEFRAATVDREFARIETTAGDAVVPVGAYVTRVAPNGPLANASAPTNASLIVTGIDGERVTSSDSLARVLDEYDEGARVPVRAYVDGEFETYDVRLGENPRDGRGFLGVDIFPGTSGLLVTDFGVRSYPAGTYLELLGGDGGSSAAASFPGLTDSPLSLVYVALVLPLASVVLGIPNFPGFTPSVTNFYVVQGPLAPLGDGVFILANTLFWAAWVNLQLGLFNCIPGYPLDGGRILRMCAEAVVSRLPVGDPERLVRTVTTGVGLTMLASLILMIFGPQLL is encoded by the coding sequence ATGAACACGCTGCTGTGGGTGCTCGTCGGCGTTCTCGTCTACTCTCTCGTCGCGAAGGCGCTCCAGATTCGGGGCTTCCTCCCGGACGCGATCAGGCTACAGGGCCCGATCGCCACGATCCACACCCGTCGCGGCCGCGCCCTCCTCACCCGCCTCGCCCGACCCAAACGCTTCTGGCGGGCGTACAGCAACCTCGGCGTCGGCGTCGCCCTCGTCATCATGGCTGGGATGTTCCTCCTCTTGCTCTTCCAGGCGATGACCATCCTCCGGAATCCGCCGCCGCCGTCGGCGGTCAACCAGCCACAGAACTTCCTCGTCGTCCCCGGGGTCAACGATTTCCTCCCCCTCGCGGTCGCGCCGGAGATCGTCTTCGGCCTACTGCTCGGCCTCGTCGTCCACGAGGGGGGCCACGGCCTGCTCTGCCGGGTCGAGGACATCGACATCGAGTCGATGGGCGTCGTGTTCCTGGCGCTCATCCCCGTCGGCGCCTTCGTCGAACCGGACGAGGAGAGTCAGCGCGAGGCCGACCGCGGCGGCCGCACCCGGATGTTCGCGGCCGGCGTCACCAACAACTTCGTACTGACCGCCGTCGCCTTCGCCCTCCTCTTCGGTCCCGTCATCGGTGCCGTCGGCATCGCTCCCGGCGTCGCGGTCGACGGCGCCTACGAGGGGTCGCCGGCCGCCACTGCGGGCATCGCCAACGGCGACCGCATCACCGCCGTCGCGGGGACCGCCGTCGAGACGGACGGCGACATGGACGACGCCCTCCTCGCCGCCGAAAATCGGACCGTCTCGGTCGAACTGAACGGCGAGCGGACCGTCAGGGTCGAGCGCTCGCTGGTCGTCGTCGGGAGCGTCGCGGGCAACCCCGCCAACGTCTCCGTCGAGAGCGGGAGCGATCCCATTCGAGTGACGGCCGTCAACGGCACGCCCGTCAACACCCGTGGGGAGTTCCGCGCGGCGACGGTCGACCGCGAGTTCGCCCGCATCGAGACGACCGCCGGCGACGCCGTCGTGCCCGTGGGGGCGTACGTCACCCGCGTCGCTCCGAACGGTCCGCTGGCGAACGCCAGCGCGCCGACCAACGCCAGCCTGATCGTCACCGGCATCGACGGCGAGCGCGTCACCTCCTCGGACTCCCTGGCGCGCGTCCTCGACGAGTACGACGAGGGTGCCCGCGTCCCCGTCCGTGCCTACGTCGACGGCGAGTTCGAGACGTACGACGTACGACTCGGCGAGAACCCACGCGACGGCCGTGGCTTCCTCGGCGTCGACATCTTCCCCGGCACGAGCGGCCTGCTCGTCACCGACTTCGGCGTCCGGAGCTATCCGGCCGGCACCTACCTCGAACTCCTCGGCGGCGACGGTGGGTCGAGCGCGGCGGCGTCGTTCCCGGGACTGACCGACTCGCCGCTCAGTCTCGTCTACGTCGCGCTCGTCCTGCCGCTCGCCTCCGTCGTCCTCGGGATACCCAACTTCCCCGGCTTCACCCCGTCGGTGACGAACTTCTATGTCGTCCAGGGACCGCTCGCCCCGCTCGGTGACGGGGTGTTCATCCTCGCGAACACCCTCTTCTGGGCCGCCTGGGTCAACCTCCAACTCGGGCTGTTCAACTGCATCCCCGGCTATCCGCTCGACGGCGGGCGCATCCTCCGGATGTGCGCCGAGGCGGTGGTGTCGCGGCTCCCCGTCGGCGACCCCGAACGCCTCGTCCGCACCGTCACCACCGGCGTCGGGCTGACGATGCTCGCGTCGCTGATCCTGATGATCTTCGGGCCGCAGCTACTCTGA
- a CDS encoding heme-binding protein — protein MREPPQTDEGWYALHDFRRLDWAAWRDAPQREQERAIEEGVEHLQHHEAVADAEDGASAVFSMVGHKADLLIVHLRPTLDALSTAERRFDRTALGAFTEQSTSYVSVTEVSGYVSDDYFAEDETEVDAGLKRYIEGKLEPEIPEDQYVSFYPMSRKRGEQDNWYDLPFERRREMMEEHGEHGREFGGRVKQIVASSVGLDDWEWGVTLFSEDPTDLKDIVYEMRYDEASARYSEFGPFYVGRRFPPEDLPAFLAGETVPADEADDAHGHAHGEDGGHHDDGDGHHDGDAEHTRGDGDADAEDDADDIRGELEDLDIYAGKPHGEDVYATVLYSEADADELFEEVDGLRSNFDHYDTHVKTAVYDALDRDRRAVVSIWDTASAADTAAGFLSELPDVVSRAGEESGFGTMGMFYTVKSEHREDFVEKFETVGGLLADMEGHGETDLMINLEDENDMFIASQWRSKEDAMGFFRSDEFADTVSWGRDVLADRPRHVFLA, from the coding sequence ATGCGAGAGCCTCCCCAGACGGACGAAGGCTGGTACGCACTGCACGACTTCCGTCGCCTCGACTGGGCGGCGTGGCGTGACGCCCCCCAGCGGGAGCAAGAGCGGGCGATCGAGGAGGGCGTGGAGCATCTCCAGCACCACGAGGCCGTCGCCGACGCCGAGGACGGCGCCTCCGCCGTCTTCTCGATGGTGGGTCACAAGGCCGACCTGCTGATCGTCCACCTGCGGCCGACGCTCGATGCCCTCTCGACGGCCGAGCGACGCTTCGACCGAACGGCCCTCGGTGCCTTCACCGAGCAGTCCACCTCCTACGTCTCCGTCACCGAGGTGAGCGGCTACGTCTCCGACGACTACTTCGCGGAGGACGAGACGGAGGTCGACGCCGGACTGAAGCGGTACATCGAGGGGAAACTCGAACCCGAGATTCCCGAGGACCAGTACGTCAGTTTCTACCCGATGAGCCGCAAGCGGGGCGAACAGGACAACTGGTACGACCTTCCCTTCGAGCGCCGCCGGGAGATGATGGAAGAGCACGGCGAACACGGCCGCGAGTTCGGTGGTCGGGTGAAACAGATCGTCGCCTCCTCGGTCGGCCTCGACGACTGGGAGTGGGGCGTCACCCTCTTCTCCGAGGATCCCACGGATCTGAAGGATATCGTCTACGAGATGCGCTACGACGAGGCGAGCGCCCGCTACAGCGAGTTCGGTCCCTTCTACGTCGGCCGGCGTTTCCCGCCCGAGGACCTGCCCGCGTTCCTCGCGGGCGAGACGGTTCCGGCCGACGAGGCCGACGACGCTCACGGCCACGCTCACGGCGAGGATGGTGGACACCACGACGACGGCGACGGGCACCACGACGGCGACGCGGAGCACACCCGCGGCGACGGCGACGCCGACGCCGAGGACGACGCCGACGATATCCGCGGCGAACTCGAAGATCTGGACATCTACGCCGGCAAACCCCACGGCGAGGACGTGTACGCGACGGTGCTCTACTCCGAGGCCGACGCCGACGAACTGTTCGAGGAGGTCGACGGTCTGCGGTCGAACTTCGACCACTACGACACGCACGTCAAGACCGCGGTGTACGACGCCCTCGACCGGGACCGGCGGGCGGTCGTGAGCATCTGGGACACCGCGAGCGCGGCCGACACCGCCGCGGGCTTCCTCTCGGAGCTTCCCGACGTCGTCAGCCGGGCGGGCGAGGAGTCCGGCTTCGGCACCATGGGGATGTTCTATACGGTCAAGTCCGAACACCGCGAGGACTTCGTCGAGAAGTTCGAGACGGTCGGCGGCCTGCTCGCCGACATGGAGGGCCACGGCGAGACGGACCTGATGATCAACCTCGAAGACGAGAACGACATGTTCATCGCCAGCCAGTGGCGGTCGAAAGAGGACGCGATGGGCTTTTTCCGCTCCGACGAGTTCGCGGACACAGTCTCGTGGGGACGCGACGTGCTCGCTGACCGCCCCCGACACGTCTTCCTCGCGTAG
- a CDS encoding acyltransferase, with protein MTKRHVSLPVEADAGVREFIDHVDERLASDEDTCRVVQDVLIDLFGDREAYERWQDGGDVSPAERVRLQGYDPCNATLESEYYAEKDEDRFEESKYLQWLWRQFDATPMADNVEFALRFRSMLADHLFAECGDDCRFFKGITFTYGHNISVGDNVVVHDDVHLDDRGKLTIGDRVSISDGVHIYSHDHDIVDQTEVRNYHTVIEDDARVTYDAMVRAGCRIGENAVVGARAVVQGDVPDHHVAVGMPAKSVRVKPGWEDRAAPLDVGGENRQESRRIEYDLPDDLDVFDEFQRDPST; from the coding sequence ATGACGAAGCGCCACGTCTCGCTGCCCGTCGAGGCCGACGCCGGGGTCAGGGAGTTCATCGACCACGTCGACGAGCGCTTAGCCTCCGACGAGGACACCTGCCGAGTCGTACAGGACGTGTTGATCGACCTGTTCGGGGACCGCGAGGCGTACGAGCGGTGGCAGGACGGCGGCGACGTGTCGCCGGCCGAACGCGTCCGTCTCCAGGGGTACGACCCCTGTAACGCCACGCTCGAAAGCGAGTACTACGCCGAGAAAGACGAGGACCGCTTCGAGGAGTCGAAGTATCTCCAGTGGCTTTGGCGACAGTTCGACGCCACGCCGATGGCCGACAACGTGGAGTTCGCGCTGCGCTTCCGGTCGATGCTCGCCGATCACCTCTTCGCGGAGTGTGGTGACGACTGCCGGTTTTTCAAGGGCATCACCTTCACCTACGGGCACAACATCTCGGTCGGCGACAACGTGGTCGTCCACGACGACGTCCACCTCGACGACCGGGGGAAGTTGACGATCGGCGACCGCGTCTCCATCTCCGACGGCGTCCACATCTACAGCCACGACCACGACATCGTCGACCAGACCGAGGTGCGAAACTACCACACCGTCATCGAGGACGACGCTCGCGTCACCTACGACGCGATGGTGCGTGCGGGCTGTCGGATCGGCGAGAACGCCGTCGTCGGCGCCCGGGCGGTCGTCCAGGGTGACGTCCCCGACCACCACGTCGCCGTCGGGATGCCGGCCAAGAGCGTCCGCGTCAAACCCGGCTGGGAGGACCGCGCCGCCCCCCTCGACGTCGGCGGTGAGAACCGACAGGAGTCGCGCCGCATCGAGTACGACCTCCCCGACGACCTCGACGTATTCGACGAGTTCCAGCGGGACCCCTCGACGTAG
- a CDS encoding PQQ-dependent sugar dehydrogenase, with the protein MDRRRYLATLGAAAALGGCAGRPRDGGADGADGVSPTVTDGDTPTPASGDGVAVEPLATDLSVPWGAASRDGDLYLTERPGRIVRLADGAIEPVVEDVPVAAVGEGGLLGLAFHPEAPYAYTHQTYEPDGGGTANRLVRHDLDDDWAPEPLIEGIPGAHIHDGGRLLVHDDALYVTCGDAATGAHGQDRDVLAGSVLRVTPDGDPHPDNPFDSPVFSYGHRNPQGLTVRDGAVYSTEHGPSVGDEINVLRAGKNYGWPEVTGASDDGRFADPVTSYSPTIAPASAAVYDGPIEAWQGDFFFGTLAGEHLHRVRFDGDEAPGVAAEERLFDGEFGRVRTVFTGPDGHLHLTTSNRDGRGDPVAADDRVLRVVPA; encoded by the coding sequence ATGGACCGACGACGCTACCTGGCGACCCTCGGTGCCGCGGCGGCGCTCGGCGGGTGTGCTGGCCGGCCCCGCGACGGAGGCGCGGACGGAGCGGACGGAGTTTCTCCCACCGTCACGGACGGCGACACGCCGACCCCCGCCTCGGGTGACGGCGTCGCCGTCGAACCCCTCGCCACCGACCTGTCGGTGCCTTGGGGCGCCGCCTCCCGCGACGGCGACCTCTATCTCACCGAACGACCGGGGCGGATCGTCCGCCTCGCAGACGGGGCGATCGAACCGGTCGTCGAAGACGTCCCCGTGGCGGCCGTCGGCGAGGGCGGCCTCCTCGGTCTGGCCTTCCACCCGGAGGCACCGTACGCCTACACCCACCAGACGTACGAACCCGACGGGGGCGGGACGGCGAACCGACTGGTGCGACACGACCTGGACGACGACTGGGCCCCGGAGCCCCTGATCGAGGGGATTCCGGGCGCACACATCCACGATGGCGGGCGACTCCTGGTTCACGACGACGCGCTCTACGTGACCTGCGGCGACGCCGCGACCGGCGCACACGGGCAGGACCGCGACGTCCTCGCGGGATCCGTCCTCCGGGTCACCCCCGACGGCGACCCCCACCCCGACAACCCCTTCGACTCCCCGGTGTTCAGTTACGGCCACCGCAACCCCCAGGGGCTCACCGTCCGCGACGGCGCGGTGTACAGCACCGAACACGGCCCCTCGGTCGGCGACGAGATCAACGTCCTTCGGGCAGGGAAGAACTACGGCTGGCCCGAGGTGACGGGAGCGAGCGACGACGGCCGCTTCGCCGACCCCGTGACGAGTTACTCGCCGACGATCGCTCCCGCGAGCGCGGCCGTCTACGACGGACCGATAGAGGCGTGGCAGGGCGATTTCTTCTTCGGGACGCTCGCGGGCGAACACCTCCATCGCGTCCGATTCGACGGTGACGAGGCTCCCGGTGTCGCGGCCGAGGAACGGCTGTTCGACGGCGAGTTCGGGCGGGTCAGAACGGTCTTCACCGGACCGGACGGTCACCTCCACCTCACGACCAGCAACCGGGACGGTCGGGGGGATCCCGTCGCGGCCGACGACCGCGTGCTTCGGGTCGTCCCCGCCTAA
- a CDS encoding peptidase, protein MFAVALQSTPALAPPLAILAVLVVLGVVVGAAGSAVARRLSNPVGKYRLLYVGVLLPFALLAYGVLALLSLGDAVAAAVLGGTEGVAAAVLADFAGLLGGGLVGLAAYAPTIRGVRAARGIDLSTGWALARMGRYVVGVSAVVALALGPLHLTNIASPLGLAGVLVLAVAVLFGGAPWIVAAVRSTTTPTGATRDRLDALRERAGLDVRDTLVLDTGDEETATVHVRGPPGYRRLFVTSTFLDRFDDGTAAALLAVQAGRIEGRVDLLRGVSVVAAAVPLVASVAGRGPRWVLLGAAFVALLVGFRCCRWAVRAADDDAADRVGADAVADALERYAAVHALAPTRRRVPNPLSVNVALGDRIDRLRGR, encoded by the coding sequence GTGTTCGCCGTCGCCCTCCAGTCGACACCCGCACTCGCGCCGCCGCTGGCCATCCTCGCCGTCCTCGTCGTCCTCGGGGTCGTCGTCGGTGCCGCCGGCAGCGCCGTCGCTCGCCGTCTCTCGAACCCCGTCGGCAAGTACCGACTCCTCTACGTCGGCGTCCTGCTCCCGTTCGCGCTGCTCGCGTACGGCGTGCTCGCGCTCCTGAGCCTGGGCGACGCGGTGGCGGCGGCCGTCCTCGGCGGGACCGAGGGCGTCGCCGCGGCCGTCCTCGCCGACTTCGCGGGACTCCTCGGGGGCGGCCTGGTCGGACTGGCGGCGTACGCGCCGACGATCCGCGGCGTGCGGGCGGCCCGCGGCATCGACCTGTCGACCGGGTGGGCGCTGGCCCGGATGGGCCGCTACGTCGTCGGCGTGAGCGCCGTCGTCGCCCTCGCCCTCGGTCCGCTCCACCTCACGAACATCGCGTCGCCGCTGGGACTGGCGGGCGTCCTCGTCCTCGCCGTCGCGGTGCTGTTCGGCGGGGCGCCCTGGATCGTCGCCGCGGTGCGCTCGACGACGACGCCGACGGGCGCGACCCGCGACCGCCTCGACGCGCTCCGCGAGCGGGCGGGACTCGACGTGCGGGACACGCTGGTGCTCGACACCGGCGACGAGGAGACGGCGACGGTCCACGTCCGTGGGCCGCCGGGCTACCGGCGGCTGTTCGTCACGAGCACGTTCCTGGATCGCTTCGACGACGGGACGGCCGCGGCGCTGCTGGCGGTACAGGCGGGGCGGATCGAGGGCCGCGTCGACCTCCTGCGTGGGGTGAGTGTCGTCGCTGCCGCCGTCCCCCTCGTCGCGTCGGTCGCCGGGCGGGGGCCACGGTGGGTGTTACTCGGCGCGGCGTTCGTCGCGCTCCTCGTCGGCTTCCGATGCTGTCGGTGGGCCGTCCGGGCGGCCGACGACGACGCCGCGGACCGGGTCGGCGCGGACGCGGTCGCGGACGCCCTCGAACGCTACGCCGCGGTCCACGCGCTGGCGCCGACCCGCCGGCGCGTGCCGAATCCGCTCTCGGTGAACGTCGCTCTCGGCGACCGGATCGACCGCCTCCGCGGGCGGTAG
- a CDS encoding NAD+ synthase: MSDESVILEASAPLDLRLSEAELAATREHIETFVERTVDDAAAEGAVLGLSGGIDSTLTAHLAVEALGSDRVHGLVMPSDVNAADNMSDAERVARDLGIEYDVIDIAPIYDAFVEAFPGEATERRVETDPLRTAAGNVRVRIRAVLNYFVANAENRIVLGTGNRSEALTGYFTKYGDGAVDCHPIGNLYKQQVRQLAAHVGVDEDLVTKTPSAEMWTGQTDEEEMGLGYDTLDAILALHVDGPLSRSATVRHLDVTAEQIERVVSLYEMSTHKRSMPPSPDPLHL, translated from the coding sequence ATGAGCGACGAATCCGTCATCCTGGAAGCGTCGGCGCCGCTCGATCTCCGTCTCTCGGAGGCGGAACTGGCGGCGACCCGAGAACACATCGAGACCTTCGTCGAACGAACGGTCGACGACGCCGCGGCCGAGGGCGCGGTGCTCGGTCTCTCCGGCGGTATCGACAGCACGCTGACCGCCCACCTCGCAGTCGAGGCACTGGGTTCGGATCGCGTTCACGGACTCGTGATGCCCAGCGACGTGAACGCGGCCGACAACATGAGCGACGCCGAACGCGTCGCTCGCGACCTCGGGATCGAATACGACGTGATCGACATCGCCCCCATCTACGACGCCTTCGTCGAGGCGTTCCCCGGTGAGGCGACCGAACGGCGGGTCGAGACCGATCCGCTCCGCACCGCCGCCGGTAACGTCCGCGTGCGGATCCGTGCCGTCCTGAACTACTTCGTCGCCAACGCCGAGAACCGGATCGTCCTCGGGACGGGCAATCGGAGCGAGGCGCTCACCGGCTACTTCACGAAGTACGGCGACGGCGCGGTCGACTGTCACCCGATCGGCAACCTCTACAAACAGCAGGTGCGACAGCTCGCCGCCCATGTCGGGGTTGACGAGGACCTCGTAACCAAAACACCCTCGGCGGAGATGTGGACGGGACAGACCGACGAGGAGGAGATGGGACTCGGGTACGACACGCTCGATGCCATCCTCGCGCTCCACGTCGATGGGCCGCTCTCGCGGTCCGCGACGGTCCGTCATCTCGACGTGACCGCCGAACAGATCGAGCGTGTGGTCTCCCTCTACGAGATGAGCACCCACAAGCGGTCGATGCCTCCCTCGCCCGATCCGCTCCACCTGTAG
- a CDS encoding DUF7114 family protein — protein sequence MDKAVRARRAARDALADIEPERLGEVLQDRLADASMTPSVLTLVSARALDGSVDSDHLAERAAGVQLIYEGLRLTRSLAHTEPWVGDDDSARRADLDILAADVFVSRGFYLLARTETADRAVEVVRSFGRDQTRRREPGADRGALDRSLEADVFVLAVAAGTTAVGVVPGDDLLEYAADLAREFDGDLPPPDAALPDAVATRVLALAGGDAAPPADP from the coding sequence ATGGACAAAGCCGTGCGGGCCCGGCGTGCCGCCCGCGACGCGCTCGCCGACATCGAGCCCGAACGGCTCGGCGAGGTGCTACAGGACCGCCTCGCTGACGCCTCGATGACGCCGAGCGTCCTGACGCTGGTGAGCGCCCGGGCACTCGACGGCAGCGTCGATTCCGACCACCTCGCCGAACGCGCCGCCGGCGTCCAACTCATCTACGAGGGGCTCCGGCTCACCCGCTCGCTGGCCCACACCGAACCCTGGGTCGGCGACGACGACAGCGCCCGTCGGGCCGACCTCGACATCCTCGCCGCCGACGTGTTCGTCTCCCGCGGGTTCTACCTGCTCGCTCGGACCGAGACTGCCGACCGCGCCGTCGAGGTGGTTCGCTCGTTCGGCCGGGACCAGACCCGCCGCCGCGAACCGGGCGCCGACCGGGGCGCGCTGGATCGCAGCCTCGAAGCCGACGTGTTCGTCCTCGCCGTCGCCGCCGGGACGACCGCCGTCGGGGTCGTCCCCGGCGACGACCTCCTCGAGTACGCCGCCGACCTCGCCCGCGAGTTCGACGGCGATCTCCCTCCGCCCGACGCCGCGCTCCCCGACGCGGTGGCTACCCGCGTGCTCGCCCTCGCCGGAGGCGACGCCGCCCCACCTGCCGACCCGTAA